The proteins below come from a single Tachypleus tridentatus isolate NWPU-2018 chromosome 13, ASM421037v1, whole genome shotgun sequence genomic window:
- the LOC143239857 gene encoding histone-lysine N-methyltransferase SETMAR-like, whose protein sequence is MSINSRNFKSLSVGDNIQKSINFQLKFFPGSEDDEGGSGQVEKSQSFRQWLFKFGHHVARAANNINHTFGDGTVNERTAQHWFRRFRSDDTSLQNEPRVRPQTTINEEELKALVELDTCQTMRELANKINVHYSIVSRHLKAIDKVEKLDKWTPPELTENHQTKIVEICSSLFIRNKNYPIFQRTVTCNEEWILYDNLDSNFTMKKHQNQLFIPRSLWSVFGVRQ, encoded by the exons ATGTCAATCAACTCTCGTAATTTCAAATCTTTGTCGGTTGGGGATAATATACAGAAAAGCATAAATTTTCAGTTGAAATTTTTTCCAGGATCGGAGGATGACGAGGGAGGGTCTGGACAGGTAGAAAAATCTCAGTCCTTCAGACAGTGGCTG TTCAAGTTTGGTCACCATGTGGCGAGAGCAGCTAATAATATCAATCACACATTTGGTGATGGCACAGTTAATGAGCGCACAGCACAGCATTGGTTTAGGAGATTTCGATCTGATGATACAAGCCTTCAAAACGAGCCTCGGGTCCGACCTCAGACAACCATTAATGAGGAAGAATTGAAGGCCTTAGTTGAACTAGATACCTGCCAAACCATGAGAGAACTTGCCAACAAAattaatgttcattattcaatAGTTTCCCGACATCTTAAAGCGATTGATAAGGTGGAAAAGCTCGATAAGTGGACACCTCCCGAATTGACTGAAAACCATCAAACGAAAATagttgaaatttgttcctcaCTCTTTATTCGCAACAAAAACTACCCGATTTTCCAAAGAACTGTAACCTGTAATGAAGAATGGATTCTTTACGACAATTTGGACAGTAACTTCACTATGAAAAAGCACCAAAACCAGCTCTTCATCCCAAGAAGCTTATGGTCAGTGTTTGGTGTTCGTCAGTGA
- the LOC143239856 gene encoding uncharacterized protein LOC143239856 codes for MMIPYFVVLLSVVRTLAVPVEKTPNAIQSLLTVDDVSQDVSTIPESIEMVSSEIGENTLNVKGTPFVEKPLAPDVSDFQPVALPTDFDSYDKDGNGYIELNELVEASETSGKEAARPFADADRNNDNFISPQEFQNAPWNLQGVIFVPQQDYIDEEDKNVMPKEALDSSYTGGSLKELVYHTSDDNEALSLLDKTEKRKDSLIERYEYFDKENEYKLIPTVSEEDTDGKEQNTYSLSYENNHRKKILELLEGDEFVDDELPPINDEDIFPKEESQGDLEQNKV; via the exons ATGATGATTCCTTATTTCGTAGTGCTGCTTTCGGTGGTGAGAACTCTCGCGGTTCCGGTAGAAAAAACACCCAATGCCATTCAAAGTCTTCTCACAGTCGATGACGTTTCCCAAGATGTGTCCACCATCCCTGAGAGTATTGAAATGGTTTCTTCAGAAATAGGAGAAAACACATTGAATGTTAAAGGAACCCCATTCGTGGAGAAGCCCCTTGCCCCTGATGTCTCCGATTTCCAACCAGTTGCTCTACCCACCGATTTTGACAGCTACGATAAAGACGGAAATGGTTATATTGAACTTAATGAACTAGTTGAAGCGTCTGAAACATCGGGAAAAGAGGCTGCTAGACCTTTCGCTGATGCAGACAGAAACA atgACAACTTTATATCACCACAGGAGTTCCAGAATGCTCCTTGGAATCTTCAAGGCGTTATCTTTGTTCCGCAGCAGGATTATATAGATGAGGAAGATAAAAATGTAATGCCAAAAGAAGCTCTTGATAGCTCTTATACAGGTGGGTCTCTCAAAGAACTGGTCTACCACACCAGCGACGATAATGAAGCATTGTCTCTTCTTGACAAGACAGAGAAAAGAAAGGATTCTCTGATTGAAAGGTATGAATATTTTGATAAGGAGAACGAGTACAAATTGATTCCAACAGTTAGTGAAGAGGACACAGATGGCAAAGAACAAAATACTTACTCACTCAGCTATGAAAACAATCACCGTAAGAAAATTCTGGAACTTTTGGAAGGTGACGAGTTCGTGGATGATGAATTGCCTCCTATAAATGATGAAGATATTTTTCCAAAAGAAGAGAGCCAAGGTGACTtggaacaaaacaaagtttaa